One Oharaeibacter diazotrophicus DNA segment encodes these proteins:
- a CDS encoding D-alanyl-D-alanine carboxypeptidase, translating to MQSWRARLGTAIKAAVAVVLAGGIAAGATGEARAAAPAGVYPDKYAAIVVDTATGKVLYEANADGRRYPASLTKMMTLYVLFEDLERGRFRLDSRLEVSRNASAQPPSKLGLRPGDTITVEEAIKGLVTKSANDAAATIGENLAGSVPAFADRMTRTARALGMSNTRFRNANGLPDPGQYTSARDMMKLGVALQVRFPTYYEFFKTRSFTFRGKVHGNHNRLLGAVDGVDGIKTGYINASGFNLVSSVKRDGRKIVAVVMGGRTARSRDAHMVRLIEAYLPLASRGRGYDDELVAAVRSAPKVAASAPHPVPEALQAAAPEAVEHPQPSPRPVQVAADGMPEIVTASVVPTAVPESAPQPVAAARQVRVEAIPVPVSEPVSLATAKLPSSAAEAFGDVAPLSSAERDALGSMIEQTIGEGDAEPIEVASVDSDIAAPTPRRTATARSVAPPAPAAVREEARAAARGWMIQIGAVPSKAAAADLIRRAQAKGGKALAAADPVTETVSKGGQTLVRARFAGFESEKAASRACAALKRSDMNCYSFRL from the coding sequence GTGCAGAGTTGGCGTGCGAGACTGGGAACCGCGATCAAGGCCGCCGTCGCGGTCGTCCTGGCCGGTGGCATCGCCGCCGGCGCGACCGGGGAGGCCCGGGCGGCCGCGCCCGCGGGCGTCTACCCCGACAAGTACGCGGCCATCGTGGTCGACACGGCGACGGGCAAGGTCCTCTACGAGGCCAACGCCGACGGGCGCCGCTATCCGGCCTCTTTGACCAAGATGATGACGCTCTACGTCCTGTTCGAGGACCTCGAGCGCGGCCGCTTCCGCCTCGACAGCCGGCTCGAGGTGTCGCGCAACGCCTCGGCGCAGCCGCCGTCGAAGCTCGGCCTCCGGCCCGGCGACACCATCACGGTCGAGGAGGCGATCAAGGGCCTCGTCACCAAGTCGGCCAACGACGCTGCCGCGACCATCGGCGAGAACCTCGCCGGTTCGGTGCCGGCCTTCGCCGACCGGATGACGCGGACCGCCCGCGCCCTCGGCATGAGCAACACCCGCTTCCGCAACGCCAACGGCCTGCCCGATCCCGGTCAGTACACCTCGGCGCGCGACATGATGAAGCTCGGCGTCGCTCTCCAGGTGCGCTTCCCGACCTATTACGAGTTCTTCAAGACCCGCTCCTTCACCTTCCGCGGCAAGGTGCACGGCAACCACAACCGTCTGCTCGGTGCGGTCGACGGCGTCGACGGCATCAAGACCGGCTACATCAACGCCTCCGGCTTCAACCTGGTCAGCTCGGTGAAGCGCGACGGCCGCAAGATCGTGGCGGTGGTGATGGGCGGCCGCACCGCCCGCTCGCGCGACGCCCACATGGTCCGGCTGATCGAGGCCTATCTGCCGCTCGCCTCCCGCGGCCGCGGCTACGACGACGAGCTCGTCGCCGCCGTCCGCTCGGCGCCCAAGGTGGCCGCGTCGGCGCCGCATCCGGTGCCCGAGGCGCTCCAGGCCGCCGCGCCGGAGGCGGTCGAGCATCCGCAGCCCTCGCCGCGCCCGGTCCAGGTCGCCGCGGACGGCATGCCGGAGATCGTCACCGCGTCGGTGGTCCCGACCGCCGTGCCCGAGAGCGCGCCGCAGCCGGTCGCCGCCGCCCGTCAGGTCCGTGTCGAGGCGATCCCGGTGCCGGTGTCCGAGCCGGTGTCGCTCGCCACCGCCAAGCTGCCGTCCTCGGCGGCCGAGGCCTTCGGCGACGTCGCCCCGCTGTCGTCGGCCGAGCGCGACGCCCTCGGCAGCATGATCGAGCAGACCATCGGCGAAGGCGACGCCGAGCCGATCGAGGTCGCCTCGGTCGACAGCGACATCGCCGCCCCGACGCCGCGCCGTACCGCCACCGCCCGGTCCGTGGCGCCGCCGGCCCCGGCCGCGGTGCGCGAGGAGGCCCGTGCCGCCGCCCGCGGCTGGATGATCCAGATCGGCGCCGTGCCCTCCAAGGCCGCCGCCGCCGACCTGATCCGCCGCGCCCAGGCCAAGGGCGGCAAGGCGCTCGCCGCCGCCGATCCGGTCACCGAGACCGTGTCGAAGGGTGGCCAGACCCTGGTGCGCGCCCGCTTCGCAGGTTTCGAGTCCGAGAAGGCCGCGTCCCGCGCCTGCGCCGCGCTGAAGCGCAGCGACATGAACTGCTACAGCTTCCGGCTCTGA
- a CDS encoding phasin family protein, translated as MANGYEDIQKVFKDNVDSAVKSAGVVSKGFQAIAAEATDYSKRSLEDGSKFVEKLLGAKSLDVVIEVQTEYFKKSYEDAVGQFTKIGELYADLAKEIAKPYEGFAAKFPK; from the coding sequence ATGGCGAACGGCTACGAAGACATCCAGAAGGTGTTCAAGGACAACGTCGACAGCGCGGTGAAGTCCGCCGGCGTCGTGTCCAAGGGCTTCCAGGCGATCGCCGCCGAGGCCACCGACTACTCCAAGCGCTCGCTCGAGGACGGCTCGAAGTTCGTCGAGAAGCTGCTCGGCGCCAAGTCGCTCGACGTCGTGATCGAGGTCCAGACCGAGTACTTCAAGAAGTCCTACGAGGACGCGGTCGGCCAGTTCACGAAGATCGGCGAGCTCTACGCCGATCTCGCCAAGGAAATCGCGAAGCCCTACGAAGGCTTCGCCGCCAAGTTCCCGAAGTGA
- the clpS gene encoding ATP-dependent Clp protease adapter ClpS has product MTKDTRRNDKDDNDSGTGVVTKTRPKTKRPSMYRVLLLNDDYTPMEFVVHVLERFFNKTRDEATQIMLHVHHHGVGECGIYTYEVAETKVTQVMDFARRHQHPLQCVMEKK; this is encoded by the coding sequence ATGACCAAAGACACCCGGCGCAACGACAAGGACGACAACGACAGCGGCACCGGTGTCGTCACCAAGACCCGGCCGAAGACCAAGCGGCCGAGCATGTACCGCGTGTTGCTTCTCAACGACGACTACACGCCGATGGAGTTCGTGGTCCACGTCCTGGAGCGGTTCTTCAACAAGACCCGCGACGAGGCGACCCAGATAATGCTGCACGTGCACCATCACGGCGTCGGCGAATGCGGCATCTACACCTACGAGGTGGCCGAGACGAAGGTGACCCAGGTCATGGACTTCGCCCGCCGCCATCAGCACCCCCTGCAGTGCGTCATGGAAAAGAAGTGA
- the clpA gene encoding ATP-dependent Clp protease ATP-binding subunit ClpA, with product MPSFSRSLEKALHQALAYANERRQEYATLEHLLLALVEDQDAAAVMRACNVDLDLLRRNLVEYIDTELDNLVTELGEESKPTAGFQRVIQRAVIHVQSSGRDEVTGANVLVAIFAERESHAAYFLQEQDMTRYDAVNYISHGIAKRAGMSEQRAARGADEESTTAETGPTAEKKKSDALDAYCVNLNEKAKKGKIDPLIGRADEINRTIQVLCRRSKNNPLYVGDPGVGKTAIAEGLAKRIVDGDVPEVLIGSTIFALDMGALLAGTRYRGDFEERLKQVVKDIENYPGAVMFIDEIHTVIGAGATSGGAMDASNLLKPALAGGTIRCIGSTTYKEYRQFFEKDRALVRRFQKIDVNEPTIPDAIEILKGLKPYFEDYHRVRYTNDAIKAAVELSARYINDRKLPDKAIDVIDETGASQMLLPEARRKKTIGIKEIEATIATMARIPPKSVSKDDAEVLEHLEENLKRVVYGQDKAIEALASAIKLARAGLREPEKPIGNYLFSGPTGVGKTEVARQLASVLGVQMLRFDMSEYMERHTVSRLIGAPPGYVGFDQGGLLTDGVDQHPHCVLLLDEIEKAHPDLFNILLQVMDHGKLTDHNGKQVDFRNVILIMTTNAGAQDLAKAAVGFTRAKREGDDQEAINRLFTPEFRNRLDAIIPFGALPAEVVRSVVQKFVMQLEAQLADRNVTFELDDAAIGWLAEKGYDERMGARPLGRVIQEHIKRPLADAVLFGVLKKGGTVKVTVETKEDGETGLKLDAIPDPALKRKVEEADEKKAAAATRPPRRAAKAKPGDDKTPPPPRPRGSLVPKVPLKTG from the coding sequence GTGCCGTCATTCTCCCGTAGCCTCGAAAAGGCCCTGCACCAGGCACTGGCCTACGCCAACGAGCGACGCCAGGAATACGCGACGCTCGAACACCTGCTGCTGGCCCTCGTCGAGGATCAGGACGCGGCCGCCGTCATGCGGGCGTGCAACGTCGACCTCGACCTGCTCCGGCGCAATCTGGTCGAGTACATCGACACCGAGCTCGACAACCTCGTCACCGAACTCGGCGAGGAGTCCAAGCCCACCGCCGGCTTCCAGCGCGTGATCCAGCGCGCCGTGATCCACGTCCAGTCGTCCGGCCGCGACGAGGTGACCGGCGCCAACGTGCTCGTCGCCATCTTCGCCGAGCGCGAGAGCCACGCCGCTTATTTCCTGCAGGAGCAGGACATGACGCGCTACGACGCCGTCAACTACATCAGCCACGGCATCGCCAAGCGCGCCGGCATGTCCGAGCAGCGTGCCGCCCGCGGCGCCGACGAGGAGTCGACCACGGCCGAGACCGGACCGACGGCCGAGAAGAAGAAGTCCGACGCCCTCGACGCTTACTGCGTGAACCTCAACGAGAAGGCGAAGAAGGGCAAGATCGATCCGCTGATCGGCCGGGCCGACGAGATCAACCGCACCATCCAGGTGCTGTGCCGCCGCTCCAAGAACAACCCGCTCTACGTCGGCGATCCCGGCGTCGGCAAGACCGCGATCGCCGAGGGACTCGCCAAGCGCATCGTCGACGGCGACGTGCCCGAGGTGCTGATCGGCTCGACCATCTTCGCCCTCGACATGGGCGCGCTGCTCGCCGGCACCCGCTACCGCGGCGACTTCGAGGAGCGCCTGAAGCAGGTCGTCAAGGACATCGAGAACTATCCCGGCGCGGTGATGTTCATCGACGAGATCCACACCGTCATCGGTGCGGGCGCCACCTCGGGCGGCGCGATGGACGCCTCCAACCTCCTGAAGCCGGCGCTCGCCGGCGGCACGATCCGCTGCATCGGCTCGACCACCTACAAGGAATACCGCCAGTTCTTCGAGAAGGACCGGGCGCTGGTCCGCCGCTTCCAGAAGATCGACGTCAACGAGCCGACCATCCCGGACGCGATCGAGATCCTGAAGGGCCTGAAGCCCTATTTCGAGGACTACCACCGCGTCCGCTACACCAACGACGCCATCAAGGCGGCGGTGGAGCTGTCGGCCCGCTACATCAACGACCGCAAGCTGCCGGACAAGGCGATCGACGTGATCGACGAGACCGGGGCGTCGCAGATGCTGCTGCCCGAGGCGCGCCGCAAGAAGACCATCGGCATCAAGGAGATCGAGGCGACCATCGCCACGATGGCCCGGATCCCGCCGAAGTCGGTCTCCAAGGACGACGCCGAGGTGCTGGAGCATCTCGAGGAGAACCTGAAGCGGGTGGTCTACGGCCAGGACAAGGCGATCGAGGCGCTCGCCTCGGCGATCAAGCTCGCTCGTGCCGGCCTGCGCGAACCGGAGAAGCCGATCGGCAACTACCTGTTCTCCGGCCCGACCGGCGTCGGCAAGACCGAGGTCGCCCGTCAGCTCGCCTCCGTGCTCGGCGTGCAGATGCTGCGCTTCGACATGTCGGAGTACATGGAGCGCCACACCGTCTCGCGGCTGATCGGCGCCCCGCCGGGCTACGTCGGCTTCGACCAGGGCGGTCTCCTGACCGACGGCGTCGACCAGCATCCGCACTGCGTCCTGCTCTTGGACGAGATCGAGAAGGCCCATCCGGACCTCTTCAACATCCTCCTGCAGGTGATGGACCACGGCAAGCTGACCGACCACAACGGCAAGCAGGTCGACTTCCGCAACGTCATCCTGATCATGACGACCAACGCCGGCGCGCAGGACCTCGCCAAGGCGGCCGTCGGCTTCACCCGCGCCAAGCGCGAGGGCGACGACCAGGAGGCGATCAACCGCCTGTTCACGCCGGAGTTCCGCAACCGTCTCGACGCCATCATCCCGTTCGGCGCTCTGCCGGCCGAGGTGGTGCGGTCGGTGGTGCAGAAGTTCGTCATGCAGCTCGAGGCCCAGCTCGCCGACCGCAACGTCACCTTCGAGCTCGACGACGCCGCGATCGGTTGGCTGGCCGAGAAGGGCTACGACGAGCGCATGGGCGCCCGCCCGCTCGGCCGCGTGATCCAGGAGCACATCAAGCGCCCGCTCGCCGACGCGGTGCTGTTCGGCGTGCTGAAGAAGGGCGGCACGGTCAAGGTCACCGTCGAGACCAAGGAGGACGGCGAGACCGGCCTCAAGCTCGACGCGATCCCCGACCCGGCCCTGAAGCGCAAGGTCGAGGAGGCCGACGAGAAGAAGGCCGCCGCGGCGACCCGTCCGCCGCGCCGCGCCGCCAAGGCGAAGCCCGGCGACGACAAGACGCCGCCGCCGCCGCGCCCGCGCGGCAGTCTGGTGCCGAAGGTGCCGCTGAAGACGGGCTGA
- a CDS encoding VOC family protein, translating into MIDHIGFPVSDFERSKAFYTAALAPLGYGLVMAVTAEETGAAAHAGFGAGPKPDFWIGSGGRADALRVHVAFVAADRAAVDAFHAAALAAGGTDNGAPGLRPHYHPNYYGAFVLDPDGHNIEAVCHRPA; encoded by the coding sequence ATGATCGACCATATCGGCTTCCCAGTCTCCGACTTCGAGCGATCGAAGGCGTTCTACACCGCCGCGCTCGCTCCGCTCGGCTACGGCCTCGTGATGGCGGTGACGGCCGAGGAGACCGGGGCGGCGGCGCACGCCGGCTTCGGCGCCGGCCCCAAGCCGGACTTCTGGATCGGCAGCGGCGGCCGCGCGGACGCCCTGCGCGTCCACGTCGCCTTCGTCGCCGCCGACCGCGCGGCGGTCGACGCCTTCCACGCCGCAGCGCTCGCCGCCGGCGGCACCGACAACGGCGCCCCGGGCCTGCGCCCGCACTATCACCCGAACTACTACGGCGCCTTCGTGCTCGACCCGGACGGCCACAACATCGAGGCGGTCTGCCACCGGCCGGCGTGA
- a CDS encoding metallophosphoesterase family protein, translating to MRTALITDIHGNREALEAVLDDIEEVGVDRIVCLGDVVGYGADPEAVVERVARLVEDGAVCIRGNHDAAVETGGRRMSENAATAMAWTIGRLSPAHRAFLRDLPLAHEEGDVLYVHASAARPEAWPYVTSADEAAESLDATDARLTFCGHTHVPALFSILHGIAGTTGKTITFRPHADKPVPLSRIRRHLAVIGAVGQPRDGDPRACWGLHDGAGDEVTWHRVPYEVDSALRKIKDAGLPEWLALRLREGR from the coding sequence ATGCGCACGGCGCTGATCACGGACATCCACGGCAACCGCGAGGCGCTCGAGGCCGTGCTCGACGACATCGAGGAGGTCGGTGTCGACCGCATCGTCTGCCTCGGCGACGTCGTCGGCTACGGTGCCGACCCGGAGGCCGTGGTCGAGCGCGTCGCCCGCCTCGTCGAGGACGGTGCCGTCTGCATTCGCGGCAACCACGACGCCGCCGTCGAGACCGGTGGCCGCCGCATGAGCGAGAACGCCGCCACGGCGATGGCTTGGACGATCGGCCGCCTCTCGCCGGCGCACCGCGCGTTCCTGCGCGACCTGCCGCTCGCCCACGAGGAGGGCGACGTGCTCTACGTCCACGCCAGCGCGGCACGGCCGGAGGCCTGGCCCTACGTCACGTCCGCCGATGAGGCGGCGGAGAGCCTCGACGCCACCGACGCGCGCCTGACCTTCTGCGGCCACACCCACGTGCCCGCCCTTTTCAGCATCCTGCACGGCATCGCCGGCACCACCGGCAAGACGATCACCTTCCGCCCGCACGCCGACAAGCCGGTGCCGCTGTCGCGCATCCGCCGCCATCTCGCGGTGATCGGCGCGGTCGGCCAGCCGCGCGACGGCGATCCGCGCGCCTGCTGGGGCCTGCACGACGGCGCCGGCGACGAGGTGACGTGGCACCGCGTGCCCTACGAGGTCGACAGCGCCCTGCGCAAGATCAAGGACGCCGGCCTGCCCGAGTGGTTGGCTCTCCGTCTACGCGAAGGACGGTGA
- a CDS encoding serine/threonine protein kinase, with protein MKAAALAPGAVIDGFVLQERIAVGGMGAIWRVNHPDWSMPLVLKAPFLGAGADVSTIVAYETEEMILRRLTGRHVPRFVAAGDLRRLPYIVMEYVDGPVLESRLGRESFSPEETARIGARIAAALVDLHRQHVVHLDLKTGNVVLAERGAVLIDFGLARHDELPDLLGEESDVPMGSPATIAPEQLLGDRSQPASDIFALGCILYELATGEKPYGEPVSTSGQKRRLYAPPVPPRSRDGKVPRWLQEVILRCLEIDPADRYASAGQLLFDLRHPDQVALTERAARSGHETSLMERIRGFFGARRMERRPLPKISVARRISAAPVIVAAVDLSAGSDPLAQEVRLHVARVLAAEPGARLACLTVIRTKLVGDDPKHDATGRTVYVSRLVALKDWARALDLPEDRVSFHVLEAVDPGNAILDYVRLNAVDHIVMGARASGALRRHLGSVSSAVVAEAGCTVTVVRLKAGGEGEEG; from the coding sequence ATGAAGGCGGCGGCACTGGCGCCAGGGGCGGTGATCGACGGGTTCGTGCTGCAGGAGCGCATCGCGGTCGGCGGCATGGGGGCGATCTGGCGCGTCAACCATCCCGACTGGTCGATGCCGCTCGTCCTGAAGGCGCCCTTCCTCGGCGCCGGCGCGGACGTCTCCACCATCGTCGCCTACGAGACGGAGGAGATGATCCTCCGTCGCCTGACCGGCCGGCACGTGCCGCGCTTCGTCGCCGCCGGCGACCTCCGCCGGCTGCCCTACATCGTGATGGAATACGTCGACGGCCCGGTGCTGGAATCGCGGCTCGGCCGCGAGTCGTTCTCGCCCGAGGAGACCGCCCGCATCGGCGCCCGGATCGCCGCCGCGCTGGTCGACCTCCACCGCCAGCACGTCGTCCACCTCGACCTCAAGACCGGCAACGTGGTGCTGGCCGAGCGCGGCGCCGTGCTGATCGACTTCGGCCTCGCCCGCCACGACGAACTGCCGGACCTCCTCGGCGAGGAGAGCGACGTGCCGATGGGCTCGCCGGCGACCATCGCGCCGGAACAGCTGCTCGGCGACCGCAGCCAGCCGGCCAGCGACATCTTCGCGCTCGGCTGCATCCTCTACGAGCTCGCCACCGGCGAGAAACCCTATGGCGAGCCGGTGTCGACCTCCGGCCAGAAGCGGCGGCTCTACGCCCCGCCGGTGCCGCCGCGCAGCCGCGACGGCAAGGTGCCGCGCTGGCTGCAGGAGGTGATTCTCCGCTGCCTCGAGATCGACCCGGCCGACCGCTACGCCAGCGCCGGCCAGCTCCTGTTCGACCTCCGCCATCCCGATCAGGTGGCGCTGACCGAGCGTGCGGCGCGCAGCGGCCACGAGACGAGCCTGATGGAGCGCATCCGCGGCTTCTTCGGCGCCCGCCGGATGGAGCGCCGGCCGCTGCCGAAAATCTCGGTGGCCCGGCGCATCTCGGCGGCGCCGGTGATCGTGGCGGCGGTCGATCTTTCCGCCGGCTCCGACCCGCTCGCCCAGGAGGTCCGCCTCCACGTCGCCCGCGTGCTCGCCGCCGAGCCGGGGGCGCGGCTCGCCTGCCTGACGGTGATCCGCACCAAGCTGGTCGGCGACGATCCGAAGCACGACGCCACCGGGCGCACCGTCTACGTCTCCCGGCTGGTCGCGCTCAAGGACTGGGCCCGGGCGCTCGACCTGCCGGAGGACCGCGTCAGCTTCCACGTGCTCGAGGCCGTCGACCCCGGCAACGCCATCCTCGACTACGTCCGCCTCAACGCGGTCGACCACATCGTCATGGGCGCCCGCGCTTCCGGCGCGCTCCGCCGCCACCTCGGCAGCGTCTCCTCCGCCGTCGTCGCAGAGGCCGGCTGCACCGTCACCGTCGTGCGCCTGAAGGCGGGGGGCGAGGGCGAGGAGGGGTAG
- a CDS encoding alpha/beta fold hydrolase: MPSFSSDGLDLSYLDEGSGDPVLLIHGFASNKQVNWVYPGWVDTLTKAGRRVVALDNRGHGDSAKVYDPEAYRLPALAADAVRLLDHLEIERADVMGYSMGARISAFVALTAPSRVRSLILGGMGLGLVEGVTLGEPVAQALEAASLAEVSDPTGRAFRQFADQTKSDRLALAACIRSVRQPIEREDIGRIAVPTLIAVGTRDLIAGSPHDLAALMQHAEILEIPGRDHMVAVGDRVFKQGVTEFLARRA; encoded by the coding sequence ATGCCGAGTTTTTCGTCCGATGGCCTGGACCTCTCCTATCTCGACGAGGGTTCCGGCGATCCCGTCCTGCTGATCCACGGCTTCGCCTCGAACAAGCAGGTGAACTGGGTCTATCCCGGCTGGGTCGACACGCTGACCAAGGCCGGCCGCCGCGTCGTCGCGCTCGACAACCGCGGCCACGGCGACAGCGCCAAGGTCTACGATCCCGAGGCCTATCGGCTGCCGGCGCTGGCCGCCGACGCCGTCCGCCTGCTCGACCACCTCGAGATCGAGCGCGCCGACGTCATGGGTTACTCGATGGGCGCGCGAATCTCCGCCTTCGTGGCGCTGACGGCGCCGTCGCGGGTGCGCTCGCTGATCCTCGGCGGCATGGGCCTCGGCCTCGTCGAGGGCGTCACGCTCGGCGAGCCGGTGGCGCAGGCGCTCGAGGCCGCCAGCCTCGCCGAGGTATCGGACCCGACCGGCCGCGCCTTCCGCCAGTTCGCCGACCAGACCAAGAGCGACCGCCTCGCGCTCGCCGCCTGCATCCGCTCGGTCCGCCAGCCGATCGAACGCGAGGACATCGGCCGCATCGCGGTGCCGACGCTGATCGCCGTCGGCACCCGCGACCTGATCGCCGGCTCGCCGCACGACCTCGCCGCCCTGATGCAGCACGCCGAGATCCTCGAGATCCCCGGCCGCGACCACATGGTCGCCGTCGGCGACCGCGTCTTCAAGCAGGGCGTCACCGAGTTCCTCGCCCGGAGGGCGTGA
- a CDS encoding zinc-finger domain-containing protein: MAGALVPHFANDAGVDVIRIGAREFMCVGAKPPFDHPHVFLDMGDDAEKICPYCSTLYRYDPALKPAEAVPAECSYTPKAA; encoded by the coding sequence ATGGCTGGTGCGCTCGTTCCCCATTTCGCCAACGACGCCGGTGTCGACGTCATCCGCATCGGCGCGCGGGAGTTCATGTGCGTGGGCGCGAAGCCGCCCTTCGACCATCCGCACGTCTTCCTCGACATGGGCGACGACGCCGAGAAGATCTGCCCCTACTGCTCGACGCTCTACCGCTACGACCCCGCGCTGAAGCCGGCCGAGGCCGTGCCGGCGGAGTGCTCCTACACGCCGAAGGCCGCCTGA
- a CDS encoding FAD-dependent monooxygenase, which translates to MSEGPTVVIVGAGIAGLALALALAERGIASHLLERATRLEEVGAGLQLSPNATRVLAGLGLGPGLDAVGVRPAAIAIRDAAAGREIVRLPLGPAFEAAHGAPYVVVHRGDLQALLLDAVARRPEITLSLGAVVDRVEDGADAVAVEATIAGARRRLVADVLVGADGVWSRVRGDVLRAGGAVYSGRTAWRATLPVEALPAGGDFGSVTGLWLGAKAHLVHYPIRAGRAFNIVAAVDDTWADERWNVVGDRDDLIRHFADWPADVRRLLELPETWRKWALCAAPPTAPWVRGRIALIGDAQHGMLPFVAQGGAMAIEDAAVLARRLADTGAPVADRLAAYADDRRRRVADVVATARRNATVYHLAGLPALARNAAMRLMGPKRLLGGMEWIYGWRDAA; encoded by the coding sequence ATGTCCGAAGGCCCCACGGTCGTGATCGTCGGGGCCGGCATCGCCGGCCTCGCGCTGGCGCTCGCGCTCGCCGAACGCGGGATCGCCAGTCATCTGCTCGAGCGCGCCACCCGCCTCGAGGAGGTCGGGGCGGGCCTGCAGCTCTCCCCCAACGCCACCCGCGTGCTCGCCGGTCTCGGCCTCGGCCCGGGTCTCGACGCCGTCGGCGTCCGGCCCGCGGCGATCGCGATCCGCGACGCCGCCGCCGGCCGCGAGATCGTGCGCCTGCCGCTCGGCCCCGCCTTCGAGGCCGCCCACGGCGCGCCCTACGTCGTCGTCCACCGCGGCGACCTCCAGGCCCTGCTGCTCGACGCCGTCGCCCGCCGCCCCGAGATCACGCTGTCGCTCGGCGCCGTCGTCGATCGGGTCGAGGACGGCGCCGACGCGGTCGCCGTGGAAGCCACGATCGCCGGCGCGCGCCGGCGCCTCGTCGCCGACGTGCTGGTCGGGGCCGACGGGGTGTGGTCGCGGGTGCGCGGCGACGTTCTGCGCGCCGGCGGTGCGGTCTACTCCGGCCGCACCGCGTGGCGGGCGACCCTGCCGGTCGAGGCGCTGCCCGCCGGCGGCGACTTCGGCTCGGTGACCGGGCTCTGGCTCGGCGCCAAGGCCCATCTGGTCCACTATCCGATCCGCGCGGGACGCGCCTTCAACATCGTCGCCGCCGTCGACGACACCTGGGCCGACGAGCGCTGGAACGTCGTCGGCGACCGCGACGACCTCATCCGCCACTTCGCCGACTGGCCGGCCGACGTGCGGCGGCTGCTCGAACTGCCGGAGACCTGGCGCAAGTGGGCGCTCTGCGCCGCGCCGCCGACCGCGCCGTGGGTGCGCGGCCGGATCGCCCTGATCGGCGACGCCCAGCACGGCATGCTGCCCTTCGTCGCCCAGGGCGGCGCGATGGCGATCGAGGACGCCGCCGTGCTCGCTCGCCGCCTCGCCGACACCGGCGCGCCCGTCGCGGACCGGCTCGCCGCCTACGCCGACGACCGCCGCCGCCGCGTCGCCGACGTGGTCGCCACCGCCCGCCGCAACGCCACCGTCTACCACCTCGCCGGCCTGCCGGCCCTCGCCCGCAACGCCGCCATGCGCCTGATGGGCCCGAAGCGCCTGCTCGGCGGCATGGAGTGGATCTACGGCTGGCGCGACGCCGCGTGA
- a CDS encoding MFS transporter — MTVSSALDSAGFDRQRLLGIAAAIGAISAVGTSLSLGLPLLALVMEQRGLSGSAIGLNSAMAGIASLVTTPFVPTIAARVGAARMLAASVILATAVFPLFYVFESYAAWMLLRLVFHGAINAAFVLSEFWINALAPSTRRGLVLGVYATVLSLGFAVGPVILAAVGSEGSLPFVIGTAVMATSVLPVLGALGSNPSMEGGGGRPFWRFFTLVPIATFAALAMGATESGMMSFIAIYGLRLGFEEGMAAMMVTAVALGNVVSQIPLGVLSDRVDRRKLLLVIAALGVVFTAAIPFVAHWTPALLILVAAFGSVTAGLYTVGLAHLGARLSGADLAAANAAFIFLYAVGMLIGPASMGWGLDAWNPHGFIVVAACYLGGYTLLTALRIRYRPKSG; from the coding sequence ATGACCGTCTCGTCCGCCCTCGATTCCGCCGGCTTCGACCGCCAGCGCCTCCTCGGCATCGCCGCCGCGATCGGCGCCATCTCCGCCGTCGGCACCTCGCTGAGCCTCGGCCTGCCGCTGCTCGCCCTGGTGATGGAGCAACGCGGCCTGTCCGGTTCGGCGATCGGCCTCAACTCGGCCATGGCCGGCATCGCTTCGCTGGTGACGACGCCGTTCGTGCCGACGATCGCGGCGCGGGTCGGCGCGGCGCGGATGCTCGCCGCCTCGGTGATCCTCGCGACCGCCGTGTTCCCGCTGTTCTACGTGTTCGAGAGCTACGCGGCGTGGATGCTGCTGCGGCTGGTGTTCCACGGCGCCATCAACGCCGCCTTCGTGCTCTCGGAATTCTGGATCAACGCGCTGGCGCCGTCGACGCGGCGCGGCCTCGTGCTCGGCGTCTACGCCACCGTGCTGTCGCTCGGCTTCGCGGTCGGACCGGTGATCCTCGCCGCTGTCGGCTCGGAGGGATCGCTGCCCTTCGTGATCGGCACCGCGGTGATGGCGACGTCGGTGCTGCCTGTGCTCGGCGCCCTCGGCTCCAACCCCTCGATGGAGGGCGGCGGCGGCCGGCCGTTCTGGCGCTTCTTCACGCTGGTGCCGATCGCCACCTTCGCCGCCCTCGCCATGGGCGCCACCGAATCCGGCATGATGAGCTTCATCGCCATCTACGGCCTGCGCCTCGGCTTCGAGGAGGGCATGGCGGCAATGATGGTGACGGCGGTCGCCCTCGGCAACGTCGTCTCGCAGATCCCGCTCGGCGTGCTGTCGGACCGGGTCGATCGCCGCAAGCTGCTGCTCGTGATCGCGGCCCTCGGCGTCGTCTTCACCGCGGCGATTCCCTTCGTCGCGCACTGGACGCCGGCGCTGCTGATTCTGGTGGCGGCCTTCGGCAGCGTCACCGCCGGGCTCTACACCGTCGGTCTCGCCCATCTCGGCGCACGGCTGTCCGGTGCCGACCTCGCCGCCGCCAACGCCGCCTTCATCTTCCTCTACGCGGTCGGCATGCTGATCGGCCCGGCGTCGATGGGATGGGGCCTGGACGCCTGGAATCCGCACGGCTTCATCGTCGTCGCGGCCTGCTATCTCGGCGGCTACACGCTCTTGACGGCGCTGCGCATCCGCTACCGGCCCAAGTCCGGCTGA